A genomic segment from Spinacia oleracea cultivar Varoflay chromosome 3, BTI_SOV_V1, whole genome shotgun sequence encodes:
- the LOC110785434 gene encoding folate synthesis bifunctional protein, mitochondrial: MISVLKQLKSTKLIWNGISKYDRASCLALLHSSPEASIEVCSKEQEVVIALGSNVGDRLNNFNQALNLMNKLGINITRHGCLYETDPAYVTDQPKFLNSAVRGFTKLGPHELLGLLKKIEKDMGRTNGIRYGPRPIDLDMLFYGKFRVSSENLTVPHERIWERPFVMAPLIDLIGSDVENDTIAAWHSLSNFSGGLFEAWDKLGGESLIGKDGMRRVLPVGNRLWDWSHKTSIMGILNLTPDSFSDGGKFQSVKNAVSLVRQMISDGADMIDIGAQSTRPMATRISAEEELERLVPVLEAVKDMIVEEGRILSVDTFNSKVASEAVKKGAHIVNDVSGGRLDPEMFKVVAALKVPYIAMHMRGDPKSMQNAENLTYNDVCEQVALELSSQVMDAELTGIPAWRIIIDPGIGFSKNTKQNLEILTGLKKIRQVMAKKSLALAHGPLLIGPSRKRFLGEICNRPVATDRDPATVASICAGVLGGANIVRVHNVRDNLDAVKLCDAMLE, from the coding sequence CTTCATGTCTTGCGTTGCTCCACTCATCACCAGAAGCGTCTATTGAAGTTTGTTCCAAGGAGCAAGAAGTTGTAATTGCATTGGGGAGCAACGTAGGAGACAGATTAAACAATTTTAACCAAGCTCTGAACCTAATGAACAAATTAGGCATAAATATCACAAGACATGGTTGTTTATACGAGACAGATCCTGCGTATGTGACTGATCAACCAAAGTTTCTCAACTCTGCAGTGAGAGGCTTTACAAAACTTGGGCCTCACGAATTATTGGGGTTGCTGAAGAAAATAGAGAAGGATATGGGCCGAACTAATGGGATAAGATATGGCCCTAGGCCAATTGACTTGGACATGCTATTTTACGGGAAGTTTAGGGTAAGCTCTGAAAATCTCACTGTTCCCCATGAAAGGATATGGGAAAGACCATTTGTGATGGCTCcattaattgatttaattgggTCAGATGTAGAAAATGACACAATTGCTGCTTGGCATTCATTATCAAATTTTTCTGGTGGATTATTTGAAGCATGGGATAAACTTGGTGGAGAATCGCTCATTGGGAAGGATGGAATGAGAAGGGTTTTACCGGTTGGAAATCGCTTGTGGGATTGGTCTCATAAAACCTCTATAATGGGAATCTTGAATTTGACCCCTGATAGCTTTAGTGATGGAGGAAAGTTTCAATCTGTAAAAAATGCAGTTTCTCTGGTTCGTCAGATGATCTCTGACGGTGCTGATATGATTGACATTGGGGCTCAATCCACAAGGCCTATGGCAACTAGGATTTCTGCGGAGGAAGAACTAGAAAGACTAGTACCTGTGTTAGAAGCTGTTAAGGACATGATTGTGGAAGAAGGGAGAATCTTATCGGTGGATACTTTTAATTCAAAAGTTGCTTCTGAAGCTGTCAAGAAGGGGGCACACATTGTGAATGATGTCTCTGGTGGAAGACTAGATCCCGAGATGTTCAAAGTGGTTGCAGCTCTTAAAGTGCCTTATATTGCGATGCATATGCGAGGGGATCCTAAATCGATGCAAAATGCCGAAAACTTGACATACAATGATGTTTGTGAGCAGGTGGCTTTAGAGTTAAGCAGTCAGGTAATGGACGCAGAATTAACTGGGATTCCTGCATGGAGGATAATTATCGATCCTGGCATTGGATTTtctaaaaacacaaaacaaaattTGGAAATTCTCACAGGTTTGAAAAAAATAAGACAAGTGATGGCAAAGAAGAGTCTGGCCCTGGCTCATGGTCCCTTACTGATTGGACCATCAAGAAAGAGGTTTTTGGGTGAGATATGCAATCGTCCTGTAGCAACTGATAGAGATCCAGCAACTGTTGCTTCTATCTGTGCTGGTGTTTTGGGTGGTGCAAACATTGTAAGGGTACATAATGTTAGGGATAACCTTGATGCTGTGAAGTTATGTGATGCCATGCTTGAATAA